A genomic segment from Lignipirellula cremea encodes:
- a CDS encoding outer membrane protein assembly factor BamB family protein, giving the protein MRYLPALLVCLIFGSSATAADWNQYLGPQGDGHAAGTAPLTWSEQQNVAWKTPIHGKGWSSPVVWKDQIWLTTATEDGTRMYAVCLDKNSGKVIHDVLLFENESPDFCHAFNSYASPTPFVEEGSVYVHFGKYGTACLDTKTGEKRWERRDFACDHYRGPGASPIVHDGLLFVSYDGFDVQYLTALDKHTGETVWRKDREIKYESAPDDGDKKKAYSTAAIVTVAGKELLISPSSGATIAYEPKTGKEVWRCNHGGWNASIRPIFHQGRAIIDTHSRGLGTVAIRIDGKGDVSDTHIDWSHSKTGRQLPNPLLVDDLLYLVDSLGVMTVLDVNDGSVVWKHRLGGNFVGSPLYLDGRIYVANLEGETHVLAPGRTYQSLAVNKLDSGCMASPAATGDGLLLRTTTDLYYLKTPAGN; this is encoded by the coding sequence ATGCGATACCTGCCTGCACTTCTTGTCTGTCTGATTTTCGGCTCTTCCGCCACGGCCGCAGACTGGAACCAGTACCTGGGTCCCCAGGGCGACGGCCATGCCGCGGGGACGGCTCCGCTCACCTGGAGCGAACAGCAGAATGTCGCCTGGAAAACGCCCATCCACGGCAAAGGCTGGTCATCGCCGGTCGTGTGGAAAGATCAGATCTGGTTGACCACGGCGACCGAAGACGGAACCCGCATGTACGCCGTGTGCCTGGACAAAAACTCCGGCAAGGTCATACATGACGTGCTGCTGTTTGAGAATGAATCGCCCGACTTTTGCCATGCGTTTAACAGCTACGCGTCGCCGACGCCGTTTGTGGAAGAGGGCAGCGTGTACGTGCATTTTGGCAAGTACGGCACGGCCTGCCTGGATACGAAGACCGGCGAGAAACGCTGGGAACGACGGGACTTCGCCTGTGACCACTACCGCGGGCCGGGCGCCTCGCCGATTGTGCACGACGGCCTGCTGTTTGTCAGTTACGACGGCTTCGATGTGCAGTATCTGACCGCGCTCGACAAGCACACCGGCGAAACAGTCTGGCGCAAAGATCGTGAGATCAAGTACGAATCGGCGCCGGACGACGGCGATAAGAAAAAGGCGTACAGCACGGCCGCCATCGTCACCGTCGCCGGCAAGGAACTGCTGATCAGCCCCAGCTCGGGCGCCACGATCGCCTATGAACCGAAGACCGGCAAGGAAGTCTGGCGCTGCAACCATGGCGGGTGGAACGCTTCGATCCGGCCGATCTTCCACCAGGGCCGGGCGATCATCGACACCCACAGTCGCGGTCTGGGAACCGTCGCCATTCGCATCGACGGCAAAGGCGATGTGAGCGATACCCATATCGACTGGTCCCACTCCAAAACGGGCCGCCAGCTGCCGAACCCGCTGCTGGTCGACGACCTGCTGTATCTGGTCGATAGCCTGGGCGTGATGACGGTCCTCGATGTGAACGACGGCAGCGTCGTCTGGAAGCACCGCCTTGGCGGGAACTTTGTCGGCTCGCCGTTGTATCTCGACGGCCGCATTTATGTCGCCAATCTGGAAGGGGAAACGCACGTGCTGGCCCCGGGAAGAACGTACCAGTCGCTCGCCGTGAACAAGCTCGATTCCGGTTGCATGGCGTCCCCCGCCGCCACCGGCGACGGCCTGCTGCTCCGCACCACCACCGATCTTTATTACCTGAAGACGCCAGCTGGCAACTAG
- a CDS encoding sugar phosphate isomerase/epimerase family protein, translating to MLFAVSQVCCLNSPLETDVADFAAGHCEAIEIWLTKLEAYLENHSLDDVKRLLEENEIKAPVASYQGGLLITQGEARQEAWSLLDRRLKLCRDLGIETLVVAGDVVGPLTQQDLDRATASLLQLAQAAEQAGVRAALEFQAKAVVGNNLLTAAAMVADTGNPWLGLCLDAFHYYVGPSQESDLACLTTDNLFHVQVCDLADTPREFAADSQRILPGDGDIPLGPIVERLAAIGYDRTVSIELMNPQLWQVPALQMGEIGMTALRKVFGQASM from the coding sequence ATGCTCTTCGCTGTCAGCCAGGTCTGCTGTTTGAACTCGCCGCTGGAAACCGATGTGGCCGACTTTGCCGCCGGCCATTGCGAGGCGATCGAAATCTGGCTGACCAAGCTGGAGGCCTACCTGGAAAACCATTCGCTCGACGACGTCAAACGGCTACTGGAAGAGAACGAAATCAAAGCCCCCGTCGCCAGCTACCAGGGCGGCCTGCTGATCACCCAGGGCGAAGCCCGACAGGAAGCCTGGTCCCTCCTGGACCGGCGGCTGAAATTGTGTCGCGACCTGGGCATCGAAACGCTGGTTGTCGCTGGCGATGTTGTCGGGCCGCTGACCCAGCAGGATCTGGATCGGGCGACCGCATCGCTCCTGCAGCTGGCCCAGGCGGCCGAACAGGCAGGCGTAAGGGCCGCGTTGGAGTTCCAGGCAAAGGCCGTCGTCGGTAACAACCTGCTGACCGCAGCGGCGATGGTGGCCGATACCGGCAATCCCTGGCTGGGGCTCTGCCTGGACGCCTTCCATTATTATGTCGGGCCCAGTCAGGAAAGCGACCTTGCTTGCCTGACGACCGACAACCTGTTCCATGTGCAGGTGTGCGACCTGGCCGATACGCCGCGGGAGTTTGCCGCCGACAGCCAGCGCATCCTGCCGGGCGACGGCGACATTCCGCTGGGACCGATCGTCGAACGGCTGGCCGCCATTGGCTACGACCGCACCGTCTCGATCGAACTGATGAACCCGCAACTGTGGCAAGTCCCGGCCCTCCAGATGGGCGAGATCGGCATGACCGCCTTGCGAAAAGTGTTCGGCCAGGCCAGCATGTAA